A stretch of Babesia bigemina genome assembly Bbig001, chromosome : III DNA encodes these proteins:
- a CDS encoding ubiquitin conjugating enzyme E2, putative → MVNIAREILRRQYIELTRDDNCTFSVGLEDDDLFQWRVCFEGPYGTPFEGGIFTVVITFPDTFPNNPPQMKFEQKMWHPNIYPDGRVCISILHPPGMDIFNDQEAPEERWRPVLSVESIILSVISMLSEPNAESPANVDAAVEFKNDPQGYKRRVQIFARNTVM, encoded by the exons ATGGTGAATATCGCACGGGAGATTCTACGAAGGCAGTATATAG AGCTAACGAGGGATGACAACTGCACATTCTCGGTAGGGCTGGAGGACGATGACCTCTTCCAGTGGAGAGTCTGTTTCGAGGGGCCATACGGCACGCCCTTCGAGGGAGGCATCTTCACCGTCGTCATCACATTCCCCGACACATTCCCCAACAACCCGCCACAAATGAAGTTCGAACAGAAGATGTGGCACCCCAACATATACCCGGACGGCAGGGTATGCATATCCATACTGCACCCGCCGGGGATGGACATCTTCAACGACCAGGAGGCGCCGGAGGAGCGCTGGAGGCCGGTTCTCAGCGTGGAGAGCATCATACTCAGCGTCATATCCATGCTCTCCGAGCCCAACGCAGAGTCGCCTGCAAACGTAGACGCAGCTGTGGAGTTCAAAAATGACCCGCAGGGCTACAAGCGACGGGTGCAGATATTTGCCAGGAACACCGTCATGTGA
- a CDS encoding armadillo/beta-catenin-like repeat domain containing protein, putative: MFRKEERKKEYKKIFDDSRRRREDLQAQIRKQTRDRQFQRHRACATVEDDTTMIPEIDPVVENNVPLSFGDMHDPGDRVMSAASWSPSALAPYVTGIRSDDYETQLICTKYFRKLLSIEVDPPIEQVVNAGVVPVFIEFLGRFDAPELQFEAAWAITNVASGNQQQTKVATDNGAVPKLIALLEAPREEVREQAIWALGNIAGDSPECRDLVLGLGALKPLLFLLANSEKESVVRNATWTVSNLCRGKPKPVFQDVQEAIPYLAKLLNHTDTEVLTDACWALSYISDGNEEHIQAVLDSGACPRLVQLLDHPQSVIQTPALRTVGNIATGNDRQTQMIVDCGCIPILYKLLFSDKKTIKKEACWTLSNIAAGTRDQVEVFLQSDSVEKLLELMTCNDFDVQREASWAICNAASGGDLRQAENLASRGCLRYICSILSTSDTKLISVALRAMENILNVGHHLMELNGLPANPYAIAVEELDGVRALEVLQESKVHTVYRRARDILQQYFPEDYDLDQDLSESSMNGGFQEVVPAGGFQF, encoded by the exons ATGTTCCGCAAGGAGGAGCGTAAGAAGGAGTACAAGAAGATTTTCGACGACTCGCGTCGTCGTCGTGAGGACCTGCAGGCGCAGATTCGCAAGCAGACACGTGACCGTCAGTTCCAGCGCCACCGCGCGTGTGCCACAGTCGAAGATGACACTACTATGATACCTGAGATTGACCCTGTGGTCGAGAACAACGTGCCGTTGTCGTTCGGCGATATGCACGATCCCGGCGACAGGGTGATGAGCGCGGCGAGCtggagcccgtccgcactTGCGCCTTACGTGACCGGCATTCGTTCCGATGACTACGAGACCCAGTTGATCTGCACGAAGTACTTCCGGAAGCTGCTGTCCATTGAGGTTGACCCTCCCATTGAGCAGGTGGTGAACGCTGGCGTGGTGCCCGTGTTCATTGAGTTTTTGGGGCGTTTCGACGCTCCTGAGCTTCAGTTCGAGGCGGCGTGGGCCATCACGAACGTGGCTTCGGGCAACCAGCAGCAGACTAAGGTGGCGACTGACAACGGCGCCGTGCCGAAGCTGatcgcgctgctggaggcgcCCCGGGAGGAGGTGCGCGAACAGGCGATTTGGGCGCTGGGGAACATCGCCGGCGACTCGCCTGAGTGCCGCGATTTGGTGctgggactgggcgcgctGAAGCCGCTTCTGTTTTTGCTGGCCAACTCTGAGAAGGAGAGCGTGGTGCGCAACGCCACGTGGACGGTGTCTAACCTGTGCCGCGGGAAGCCTAAGCCAGTGTTCCAAGACGTTCAGGAGGCCATTCCCTACCTGGCCAAGCTGCTGAACCACACCGACACTGAG GTGCTTACGGACGCGTGCTGGGCGCTGTCGTACATTTCTGACGGCAATgaggagcacatccaggcAGTGCTAGACTCCGGCGCGTGCCCGCGTCtggtgcagctgctggaccaCCCGCAGAGCGTGATCCAGACGCCGGCGCTGCGAACTGTGGGCAACATCGCGACTGGCAACGACCGTCAGACCCAGATGATCGTGGACTGCGGCTGCATCCCTATCCTGTACAAGCTGCTGTTCTCCGACAAGAAGACCATCAAGAAGGAGGCGTGCTGGACGCTGTCTAacatcgccgccggcaccCGCGACCAGGTGGAGGTGTTCCTGCAGTCTGACTccgtggagaagctgctggagttgATGACGTGCAACGACTTCGACGTGCAGCGTGAGGCCAGCTGGGCCATTTGCAACGCCGCGTCTGGCGGGGACCTGAGGCAGGCCGAGAACCTGGCGTCGCGCGGCTGCCTCCGTTACATTTGCTCCATTTTGTCTACGAGCGACACTAAGCTGATCAGCGTGGCGTTGCGCGCGATGGAGAACATCTTAAACGTGGGCCATCACCTGATGGAGCTGAACGGTCTGCCGGCGAACCCCTACGCCATCGCCGTGGAGGAGCTGGATGGTGTGCGGGCACTCGAGGTCCTGCAAGAGAGCAAGGTGCACACCGTGTACCGCCGGGCGCGTGATATTCTGCAGCAGTACTTCCCCGAGGACTACGACCTGGATCAGGACCTGAGCGAGTCGTCGATGAACGGCGGTTTTCAGGAGGTCGTGCCTGCGGGCGGTTTCCAATTTTAG
- a CDS encoding 30S ribosomal protein S17, protein MIFTSLTRYHWHYKTWQRLTAGYLRTFAKNRLPNNELIGYVINDKHPKSIRVACDRYMYVVRYKKTFRMTKKVWAHDEHKEAKLGDIVRVQPLGYRIGPWKTYVLSRVLHVQDPYLRDEENKDSFS, encoded by the exons ATGATATTCACTTCCTTGACCAGGTACCACTGGCACTACAAAACATGGCAACGATTGACGGCTGGATACCTCAGAACAT TTGCGAAGAACAGGCTCCCAAATAATGAACTCATAGGATACGTCATCAACGACAAACACCCTAAAAGCATAAGGGTGGCTTGCGACAG GTATATGTACGTGGTTAGGTACAAGAAGACGTTCCGCATGACCAAAAAGGTATGGGCGCACGACGAACACAAAGAAGCAAAGCTGGGAGACATCGTGAGGGTGCAGCCACTGGGGTATCGTATCGGGCCGTGGAAGACTTACGTGTTATCTCGAGTTCTCCACGTACAGGATCCATATCTCCGCGACGAGGAAAATAAAGACAGCTTCTCATAA
- a CDS encoding RNA polymerase Rpb5, N-terminal domain containing protein, putative, with amino-acid sequence MDDEEGRLFRCRRTCCEMLEDRGYFIPNQEKLETFQEFKARYELYDKVRSKMLLVASLKTDKNTKLLVYFADETKKTGVKPIRELTEKMEDHDIHRAILVTQNVLTPFAKDAILEAAPRNIIENFLETELLVNITKHELVPKHIPLTMDEKQTLLQRYKVKESQIPRIQAADPVARYFGLTKGQVAAPIM; translated from the exons ATGGATGACGAGGAGGGGAGACTATTCCGCTGCAGAAGGACCTGCTGCGAAATGCTGGAGGACCGCGGATACTTCATCCCAAACCAGGAAAAACTGGAGACCTTCCAGGAGTTCAAAGCGAGATACGAGCTTTACGACAAAGT GCGGTCCAAAATGTTGCTGGTTGCGTCGCTCAAGACCGATAAGAACACCAAGCTCCTGGTCTACTTCGCCGACGAAACCAAGAAAACCGGTGTCAAGCCAATAAGAGA GCTCACGGAGAAAATGGAGGACCACGACATTCACAGAGCCATATTGGTCACGCAAAACGTGCTAACGCCCTTCGCAAAGGAT GCGATACTCGAGGCAGCGCCCAGGAATATCATCGAAAACTTCCTTGAAACTGAGCTGCTGGTTAACATCACGAAGCACGAATTGGTGCCGAAGCACATACCGCTCACCATGGACGAAAAGCAGACGCTACTGCAACGATACAAG GTCAAAGAGAGTCAAATACCGCGCATACAGGCCGCAGACCCGGTGGCGAGGTACTTCGGACTCACAAAAGGACAGGTAGCGGCGCCCATCATGTAG
- a CDS encoding ubiquinol cytochrome c oxidoreductase, putative has translation MACTYYIMAARRNFASILHHEMKKSAHMPAASERPLYRNAFDRAEHASLWALDKTKFERTKPTESLADLITPHAHGHKFTNSGITKYAHYVNVWEPVFPRTPDVQKGELISGANFTRTSGWHLPGEPAIVSVGKLAPDNQRAIGYAENAVVPDSIAPDVFPDFSEYRLPKGTDRRAAIYLMSATAMFFFLALGRSIVCKVIHFFWVARDVAASGSIEVNVSQMIPGDQITVKWRAKPVFIKRRTREEIERSRYENIVLSYIKPCRKDDEIVDSMRDPELDSERNVNPEWLVNIGICTHLGCVPTKGGNYGGYFCPCHGSHYDASGRIRQGPAPSNLEVPPYKFIDENTIKLG, from the exons ATGGCGTGCACGTATTATATAATGGCCGCGCGCCGCAACTTCGCGTCGATTCTCCATCACGAAATGAAGAAATCGGCGCATATGCCGGCGGCAAGTGAACGTCCGCTCTACAGGAACGCGTTCGACAGAGCAGAGCATGCCTCGTTATGGGCGTTGGACAAGACCAAATTCGAACGAACGAAGCCGACAGAGTCGCTTGCCGACCTCATCACGCCGCACGCCCATGGGCACAAGTTCACGAACTCGGGGATTACCAAATACGCGCACTACGTAAACGTGTGGGAGCCGGTATTCCCACGTACCCCCGATGTGCAAAAGGGAGAACTCATATCTGGAGCCAACTTCACCCGTACTAGCGGATGGCATCTGCCCGGAGAACCGGCGATAGTCTCGGTTGGGAAATTAGCGCCGGACAACCAAAGGGCTATCGGTTACGCAGAAAACGCTGTCGTGCCCGACTCTATTGCGCCCGACGTATTCCCAGACTTCAGCGAGTACAGGCTGCCCAAGGGAACTGACAGAAGAGCGGCCATATACCTCATGTCAGCGACGGCGATGTTCTTCTTCCTCGCATTGGGCAGGTCCATCGTGTGCAAAGTCATACACTTCTTCTGGGTGGCGAGA GACGTTGCTGCTAGTGGCTCCATAGAGGTTAACGTCTCCCAGATGATACCCGGCGATCAGATCACCGTCAAGTGGAGGGCGAAGCCCGTATTTATCAAGAGGCGTACGCGTGAAGAAATTGAGCGTTCTAGGTACGAAAACATCGTATTAAGTTATATCAAACCGTGCAGGAAGGACGATGAGATCGTCGACTCCATGAGGGATCCTGAACTGGATTCGGAAAGAAACGTGAACCCAGAGTGGCTCGTCAACATCGGTATATGCACACATCTGGGTTGTGTTCCTACCAAAGGAGGCAACTACGGTGGTTACTTCTGCCCATGCCACGGATCGCACTACGATGCCTCGG GCCGAATTAGACAAGGACCCGCTCCATCAAACCTTGAAGTGCCACCCTACAAATTCATCGACGAAAACACAATCAAACTAGGGTGA